DNA sequence from the Raineyella sp. LH-20 genome:
GCCCTGGCTGGGACCGCGAGTTCGAGGTGGTCGAGCCGATCGTCAAGCGTGTCGGCGCGGCAATCGCCGCGAAGGCGTACGTCGACCACTCTCCTGAACGGCCTGCATACCTCTCTGCCCCGGTCGCCCGGCGGGATCGCGGCACCGGCCGGCCGACCAAGAAGGAACGGCGGGAGATCGACGCGTTGCGGGGACGGCCCTGACGGACACTCTCGCCCTGACGGCACTCTCGCCCTGAAGGAGACCCTCGCCCTGATGACCAGGCGTTGGGCCCCCGCGATGGTCCCGCGGATGACTATCCTTAGCCGTGCCTGTGAGCGCTTGCGCGGCGCGCAGAGCTGCGGATGACAGGATGACTGCGTGGACGACCGACCTGTGCGTTACCCAGGATTCTGGATCGACCGGACGGCGAAGGTGGCCCTGCCGCTGCTCGCCGGGCTGGTGTCCTGGTTCCTTCCGATGCTGTTCCAGGGCGGGTGGCCGCACGGCGGGATGGCCGACTTCGACATCTATGTGGAGGGGGCGC
Encoded proteins:
- a CDS encoding RNA-binding S4 domain-containing protein; protein product: MSRVDSWLWAVRIYKTRTMASDACKGGHVRVNGKPAKPAQDVKPGDRVLVRSPGWDREFEVVEPIVKRVGAAIAAKAYVDHSPERPAYLSAPVARRDRGTGRPTKKERREIDALRGRP